AATGAACAGGATTAGACTGAACGCCTGTACTGACAGGAGCCTGGGTATTATTTGCCTGATCCATGGAAGCTTCAGTGTCATATCTCGGAGCATTACCAACAGGTAAGGACTCATCTGCCACTGAATCCTGTATCTCATTCTCATGATTGTTGTCTGCATCAGCTTGCTCACTCTGCGAGATGGAAAACTGCAGATTTCCATCGGTTTCATCATTCTCTTTCAAAGTTGGCGTCTCTTCTGGAACGCCAATACCAATTGCGTTGATCTCTGGAACTTTCTGTGTTTCAGATTCCTGTTCCTGCTCTGACTTATGGTCTTCAGAAATGGTGAACACATGAGATGCTGATTCAATCAGAGGCACAACAGCTAGAGAGGAAGGGGTTTCATCTTTATGGACTGGGAAATCTGCCTCCATAACATCAGAGTCATCCTTTACCTCAGCAGTCAGTGATGCAGTTTGAGCCAGAGGAGTTTTGAAGTCTGGCAATTCTGGATCTGCTATATCAGGATCCTGGATTTCCTTATCTTGAAAAGGCAATTCTGGGAGAGAAAAAGGACCCAAATCTAAGTCATCTACTGTGCTAGAGAATGGGTCTGCCCATGGCACTACTGGGTCATGGCTTGGAGGAGGGGCCATGCTGCTCTCAGCCATATATCCACTTTCTAAATTAGACAGTGTATCTTGTCGGTTCTCCGTTGTTAAGCAAGGAGTGTCTGGAATCAACTCACTGCGTTCAGGGAGGGGCTTGCAATCTGTGAAAAATGATTCCAGTCTGGAAGTGGAGGTCATAAGGTTAGATTCAGGCTCAACAGATGCTATAATGGGCTTTGACTGACTGGGTGTTTCATCCACACTGTCTTTGTGTCCTTCAAAGTCAGGCTCTGAAATAGGCACAGGAAAAGGCGTGGGGGACATAGGGTAGGGTGGTGTTGCTGAAGTATGGCAGCTGAGTGATGTGGGAAGGTGCTGCAAGTTTTCTTCAGCAAGTGTGAAGGAGGTGACCTTAGTGGAAGATGACAGATCCGCAATAGTCCTCTGAGGAGATTTCAAAAGCATCTCAGAATTTACACTCCAGCTGACCGTGGGTTCTGATGTGTTTTCCACCAGGCTCACTGGAGGCAGAGAAGGAAGCACCACTTCTGGATCACATCTTTCTGGAGATTCTGTCCAGTcctttttgacagtttctgaaACACAAGCCACAAAGGAGCTATCATCACCTGTGGTTTCTGCCTCCTCTGGTTCATGCTCTTCACCCTCATCTGCCCCTTCCTGCTCCACGTCTTGATCTTCTGCTTCTGGTGGCAGGAAATCACTGCCATCTGATGGTTCTGATGGAACATGACTGGGCTCACTTGGGGGCAACAGTGGTAGTGGCTGGTGTGGCTCTGAGGGCTCTTCTATATCTAGAGGGGGAAGAGCTGCAGGGGCAGGAGTAGGAGGGGCAGCAATGTCTACACAAGGTTCCTGAGGCTCAGGCCTATGCAATGGACTTGAAGGCTTGCTTAGGAAGTTGTTATATACACTGCCTTCTTGGAGGTTTTCCATGTTGTCTGTGGTAGTAATAGCAGTGGATGCACTTTCTAAAGATGGCTGAGCTGGTTCAAGTCTTGGTGAGGGCATTCCAACATTAGGTGAACAGCAATGAGGAGAGAGGCAATCAAGCCTTTCCACTGATACAGGTTTTTCTTCTGGGATATGTGGGACCAAGGAATCAATCTCAGAGGTGACTGGCACACTCTGTTGCCGGAGGAACTTATCAGAAtcgattttaaattcttcttcAGAAGCTCTTCTGACATCAACTGATGCTGATCGGTAGAGACTAGACATTGGAAGGCTCTTTGTGGGAGTTAAACAAGGATTCTCCTGGAAGCTGTTTGGTGCATTGGCATACCTGTCAAAGAAAGATGGAGAGCAAGCATTCATAGACATGGTCATAGCAGATGAGTTCTGAGAGTCTATACCATCGAACATGAGGTCAGGATAATCCTCTGCACTACATGATGGAGTACGAGGAGTCTGCATTAGTTCCTCATAACTTGGGCAGGATATAACTGATGTTGGAGTTGGAACACCAGTTGGCCGGTTTTGATCTGGTCTTGGAGAAGCAGGTAGGTTCTCCTTAATTTGATGACCTGCCAACCAATCTTTTGAATTCTGGCCATCAATAGGTTGCGACTTCCTGTCAGGGGACATCATTTGAGCTGCAAGTCCAATCTCTttgggtttcttttcttttagtgCAGACTCTAAAGAATTTGATTTCTTTGATGTCAAGTCAAGGCTCCTTTTACGAAGGTCATCGCTGGATTTTGCTTTGTCTTTAAGTTTGGGATCCCCAGACCTGTGTCTCAATTTATCCATCTGCTTCATTCTTTCTTTATGTCTTTTATGGCGCTCCTCAATTTCCTGGTCCTTTTGACTCAACATTTTTCCAAAACTAGTCAACCTGAGATCACCATCAACTAGCAGCTTTTCCCTTGGACGGCATTCTTTCCGAGATGCATCTTTGGACTGAATGGTCCTGTCATTCTCATCTTTTAACTTGGTCTTTACATACTCGGTACGACTGTCTTTGTCTGTGTTGTCTTTACTTCTATCCTTGAATTTTGCTTCAAATTTAGGAGTCTCTTCTTTAGacttgtcttttaaaatggtcACTTGGGGACTCTCTTTCAACGTGACTTCTTTTGAATGTTTGAAAGATCCAAAATTGTCTGTGTACTTGTGtttttcatctttaattttttctttatgtttgtccttcttcttcttgtccttGTCTTTAACTTTTTCGCTAGTGACAACACTGCTGGCTTTATCTTTTTCAGCCTTTTTAGACATCTCTTTCTCAAACTCAAGGGTCTTGTCTATATCATCCTCTCCATCAGGCTTTGCTCCATAAGGAAAAGTGTAAGGATCAGCCTCTAAAGGCATTGGCTCTTTTTCAAAGGGCAAGCTTTCCCTTCGACCATAAATTTCCTTGATCTCTTCTGACTTGTCCCTCTTATCTGCCTTATCCTTCTTAACTTTGTCTTTTTCCTTATCGTGGCTCTTCTtggaagaagaggaggaggaatgtctgtgtctctccttTTCCTTGAACTTGTCCTGAGGGTAGGATATGGAGAGCGAGTCTCTTCTTTCCTCAGAGATGTCAGGCAGACTCACACTGGAGGAATCATAGAAGCTGCTGAGTGGCGGCTCATGGCCCCTGTCTGTAAAACTGTCTGATGAGATTTCGCTGATTTTGTCATTGGAATCATCTTTGTAATCGATCAAAGCTTCCTCTTCAAGCTTTTCCAAGAGGGACTTCTCAGTTTCACCGTTTCCCTTGGACAGCTTCCTGTCCTTCAGGTGGTCTTTTTCTGGCTTGTCTTTGTACTTGCCCTTTGGCTTCTCCTCACTTGAATGCCTCTTGTCTGGGagcttctgtttgtttttcttctcctgGTTTGAGTCTACCGATACCCGCTCCTTGCGTTCCTTATGCTTACCATCTCCAGAGTCCTTctcttttttatctttgtgtTTTTCCACAGAGGTTTTCTTATCTCTTCCACTGTCAAACAAGgatttgtctttctttttgtctttaGATTCCTTTTCCTTCTGTTTATCTGTGGAGTGCTGCTTTCCATCAGCGGagtattttctgtgtttttctgtttggaaAAGCTCCACCTCATCTCTATCTGGAGTGTCAGACACTCTCATGGAATCACTAAATTTAACACCTCCCCCATTGTATTCCTCCTCTTCGTCCTCACTCTCATCGGTAAAGATGTCAGCAATTTTATACCAGGTCTTATCTCTACCCTTATCcgattttttctcttcctttttaGACTCCAAGAAGTCCTTATCCCTGTCACTATGTTTTTCCTTCTTGTCTTTGCTTTGGTCTGAGGATATTTTCCTCTCCTTGTCTTTTGTGTGGGAgtccttgtgtttttctttagtcCCCTCTTTTTTCTCTCTAGAACTTCGGTCTGCATCTTTCTCTTTGGGAAGTTTCTCGGTGGGaaatttttcacttttctctttctctggcTCCATGAAgcttctttccttctctttagGCTTGTCCTTGTGTTTGTCAGCTTttgatttttcctttttctccttttccacaCCCTCCCCCTTCTTCTCTTTGTCCTTTCCAGAGTGGTGCCTCTCCCTGGTCTCACCAAGCTTACCAGCACTCTCATTTTCAGATTTGTCTTTGAAGAAGGCTTCATTCCCATACTCTTCTCTTATGGAATCATCTTGCTTTGTTTTGgaatcttttctttcttttacaaaCTCATAGGATTCTTTTTTCTCTCTACTGATCTCAACTgaatccttttcttttttctctttgataCTCTCTGCAGATTCcttcctctttctctccttttctgATGGGTAGC
This genomic interval from Lepisosteus oculatus isolate fLepOcu1 chromosome 20, fLepOcu1.hap2, whole genome shotgun sequence contains the following:
- the ankrd11 gene encoding ankyrin repeat domain-containing protein 11 isoform X1; translation: MPKGGGSKTPQLEDFPLNTDMVEKQTGKKDKDKVSLNKTPKLDRNDGGKEMKEKAPKRKLPFTVGANGDQKDSDSDSDPGLSSEAWDHQCAAASLSAHRPHSEKQGPERKRIKKEPTNTRKSGLAFGMGLPGIRAGYPLSERQQVALLMQMTAEESVNSPDTTPKHPSQSNLGQKGTPNSASKTKDKVNKRNERGETRLHRAAIRGEIRRIKELISEGADVNVKDFAGWTALHEACNRGYYDVAKQLLAAGAEVNTKGLDDDTPLHDASSNGHFKVVKLLLRYGGDPRQSNRKGETPLKVANSPTMLNLLLGKGTYTSSEESSSESSEEEDAPSFAPSSSVDGNNTDSEFEKGLKLKGKNLDQPKPTPTPVKDEYEFDEDDEEERVPPVDDKHLLKKDFRKDTLSKANSFISITKEVKTYSKSNSLTPKKTARRILSDTNSSDEDEQTLCFSPTPTTRQPPPPASTKGRESAAMTSKQQKEKSKVKKKRKKETKNNTSKEVRFGKLNDKFCTSESESEDMESEDDKGSVQSSSCVKDSSALSLKEASVFSSLSASSSSSSHGSLASQKLTSLAEQHPKQWRTDGWKTISSPVWSDVSSLSDRSGLSSETDYSSEDSSLESVKQMKKKQQESKKKNNAHTNTSEKKSSTDFYKNSNTDGSVSKMDKDGKVLKKHKVKHKHKNKEKEKAPSLVLNQDMNEKFVKSFTFDFDDTGQKSLIVETETSAENKVKISRHDKEHFKKEDRLSKGKSEDKDWTSAKVAKEEKSKKAKESTKEKVSKEERDKTFKADKERNAKDREKPKEEKQKTHKDDKKKRSKDKSSKTDKKNDQKEEKYLKSEKEKTTKDEKEKSKKEKVSKEEQDYEEFDIKNRFLELEDTKLSASDDPHERWNSDYSSDSSLYGDDSWDNPVKDYKEYKANNSVKLIVETVKEESRDRKKENKVREKKEHSEKRNDKETTSKKKEKDIPEKSGEKKKDLTDKQKVISSYPSEKERKRKESAESIKEKKEKDSVEISREKKESYEFVKERKDSKTKQDDSIREEYGNEAFFKDKSENESAGKLGETRERHHSGKDKEKKGEGVEKEKKEKSKADKHKDKPKEKERSFMEPEKEKSEKFPTEKLPKEKDADRSSREKKEGTKEKHKDSHTKDKERKISSDQSKDKKEKHSDRDKDFLESKKEEKKSDKGRDKTWYKIADIFTDESEDEEEEYNGGGVKFSDSMRVSDTPDRDEVELFQTEKHRKYSADGKQHSTDKQKEKESKDKKKDKSLFDSGRDKKTSVEKHKDKKEKDSGDGKHKERKERVSVDSNQEKKNKQKLPDKRHSSEEKPKGKYKDKPEKDHLKDRKLSKGNGETEKSLLEKLEEEALIDYKDDSNDKISEISSDSFTDRGHEPPLSSFYDSSSVSLPDISEERRDSLSISYPQDKFKEKERHRHSSSSSSKKSHDKEKDKVKKDKADKRDKSEEIKEIYGRRESLPFEKEPMPLEADPYTFPYGAKPDGEDDIDKTLEFEKEMSKKAEKDKASSVVTSEKVKDKDKKKKDKHKEKIKDEKHKYTDNFGSFKHSKEVTLKESPQVTILKDKSKEETPKFEAKFKDRSKDNTDKDSRTEYVKTKLKDENDRTIQSKDASRKECRPREKLLVDGDLRLTSFGKMLSQKDQEIEERHKRHKERMKQMDKLRHRSGDPKLKDKAKSSDDLRKRSLDLTSKKSNSLESALKEKKPKEIGLAAQMMSPDRKSQPIDGQNSKDWLAGHQIKENLPASPRPDQNRPTGVPTPTSVISCPSYEELMQTPRTPSCSAEDYPDLMFDGIDSQNSSAMTMSMNACSPSFFDRYANAPNSFQENPCLTPTKSLPMSSLYRSASVDVRRASEEEFKIDSDKFLRQQSVPVTSEIDSLVPHIPEEKPVSVERLDCLSPHCCSPNVGMPSPRLEPAQPSLESASTAITTTDNMENLQEGSVYNNFLSKPSSPLHRPEPQEPCVDIAAPPTPAPAALPPLDIEEPSEPHQPLPLLPPSEPSHVPSEPSDGSDFLPPEAEDQDVEQEGADEGEEHEPEEAETTGDDSSFVACVSETVKKDWTESPERCDPEVVLPSLPPVSLVENTSEPTVSWSVNSEMLLKSPQRTIADLSSSTKVTSFTLAEENLQHLPTSLSCHTSATPPYPMSPTPFPVPISEPDFEGHKDSVDETPSQSKPIIASVEPESNLMTSTSRLESFFTDCKPLPERSELIPDTPCLTTENRQDTLSNLESGYMAESSMAPPPSHDPVVPWADPFSSTVDDLDLGPFSLPELPFQDKEIQDPDIADPELPDFKTPLAQTASLTAEVKDDSDVMEADFPVHKDETPSSLAVVPLIESASHVFTISEDHKSEQEQESETQKVPEINAIGIGVPEETPTLKENDETDGNLQFSISQSEQADADNNHENEIQDSVADESLPVGNAPRYDTEASMDQANNTQAPVSTGVQSNPVHSVPVRSGVTQPSMLQVSEAHETPPKPAVTTTPVEAPRPTKVEEIPQRITRNRAQMLANQNKQNNATTVSSAPLHNTITTTAPADKEKESITTTTSSAGVTTPAVVSKSKGRPAEEDDAQAQHPRKRKFPKSNQQQVQTQLVNTTMQQTREMIQQTLAVIVNAIKLDDIEPYHSDRSNPYFEYLQIRKKIEEKRKILCYITPQAPQCYAEYVTYTGSYLLDGKPLSKLHIPVIAPPPSLSEPLKELFRQQEAVRGKLRLQHSIEREKLIVSCEQEVLRVHCRAARTIANQAVPFSACTMLLDSEVYNMPSETQGDENKSVRDRFNARQFISWIQDVDDKYDRMKTCLLMRQQHEAAALNAVQRMEWQLKVQELDPAGHKSLCVNEVPSFYVPMVDVNDDFVLLPA
- the ankrd11 gene encoding ankyrin repeat domain-containing protein 11 isoform X2, with product MPKGGGSKTPQLEDFPLNTDMVEKQTGKKDKDKVSLNKTPKLDRNDGGKEMKEKAPKRKLPFTVGANGDQKDSDSEKQGPERKRIKKEPTNTRKSGLAFGMGLPGIRAGYPLSERQQVALLMQMTAEESVNSPDTTPKHPSQSNLGQKGTPNSASKTKDKVNKRNERGETRLHRAAIRGEIRRIKELISEGADVNVKDFAGWTALHEACNRGYYDVAKQLLAAGAEVNTKGLDDDTPLHDASSNGHFKVVKLLLRYGGDPRQSNRKGETPLKVANSPTMLNLLLGKGTYTSSEESSSESSEEEDAPSFAPSSSVDGNNTDSEFEKGLKLKGKNLDQPKPTPTPVKDEYEFDEDDEEERVPPVDDKHLLKKDFRKDTLSKANSFISITKEVKTYSKSNSLTPKKTARRILSDTNSSDEDEQTLCFSPTPTTRQPPPPASTKGRESAAMTSKQQKEKSKVKKKRKKETKNNTSKEVRFGKLNDKFCTSESESEDMESEDDKGSVQSSSCVKDSSALSLKEASVFSSLSASSSSSSHGSLASQKLTSLAEQHPKQWRTDGWKTISSPVWSDVSSLSDRSGLSSETDYSSEDSSLESVKQMKKKQQESKKKNNAHTNTSEKKSSTDFYKNSNTDGSVSKMDKDGKVLKKHKVKHKHKNKEKEKAPSLVLNQDMNEKFVKSFTFDFDDTGQKSLIVETETSAENKVKISRHDKEHFKKEDRLSKGKSEDKDWTSAKVAKEEKSKKAKESTKEKVSKEERDKTFKADKERNAKDREKPKEEKQKTHKDDKKKRSKDKSSKTDKKNDQKEEKYLKSEKEKTTKDEKEKSKKEKVSKEEQDYEEFDIKNRFLELEDTKLSASDDPHERWNSDYSSDSSLYGDDSWDNPVKDYKEYKANNSVKLIVETVKEESRDRKKENKVREKKEHSEKRNDKETTSKKKEKDIPEKSGEKKKDLTDKQKVISSYPSEKERKRKESAESIKEKKEKDSVEISREKKESYEFVKERKDSKTKQDDSIREEYGNEAFFKDKSENESAGKLGETRERHHSGKDKEKKGEGVEKEKKEKSKADKHKDKPKEKERSFMEPEKEKSEKFPTEKLPKEKDADRSSREKKEGTKEKHKDSHTKDKERKISSDQSKDKKEKHSDRDKDFLESKKEEKKSDKGRDKTWYKIADIFTDESEDEEEEYNGGGVKFSDSMRVSDTPDRDEVELFQTEKHRKYSADGKQHSTDKQKEKESKDKKKDKSLFDSGRDKKTSVEKHKDKKEKDSGDGKHKERKERVSVDSNQEKKNKQKLPDKRHSSEEKPKGKYKDKPEKDHLKDRKLSKGNGETEKSLLEKLEEEALIDYKDDSNDKISEISSDSFTDRGHEPPLSSFYDSSSVSLPDISEERRDSLSISYPQDKFKEKERHRHSSSSSSKKSHDKEKDKVKKDKADKRDKSEEIKEIYGRRESLPFEKEPMPLEADPYTFPYGAKPDGEDDIDKTLEFEKEMSKKAEKDKASSVVTSEKVKDKDKKKKDKHKEKIKDEKHKYTDNFGSFKHSKEVTLKESPQVTILKDKSKEETPKFEAKFKDRSKDNTDKDSRTEYVKTKLKDENDRTIQSKDASRKECRPREKLLVDGDLRLTSFGKMLSQKDQEIEERHKRHKERMKQMDKLRHRSGDPKLKDKAKSSDDLRKRSLDLTSKKSNSLESALKEKKPKEIGLAAQMMSPDRKSQPIDGQNSKDWLAGHQIKENLPASPRPDQNRPTGVPTPTSVISCPSYEELMQTPRTPSCSAEDYPDLMFDGIDSQNSSAMTMSMNACSPSFFDRYANAPNSFQENPCLTPTKSLPMSSLYRSASVDVRRASEEEFKIDSDKFLRQQSVPVTSEIDSLVPHIPEEKPVSVERLDCLSPHCCSPNVGMPSPRLEPAQPSLESASTAITTTDNMENLQEGSVYNNFLSKPSSPLHRPEPQEPCVDIAAPPTPAPAALPPLDIEEPSEPHQPLPLLPPSEPSHVPSEPSDGSDFLPPEAEDQDVEQEGADEGEEHEPEEAETTGDDSSFVACVSETVKKDWTESPERCDPEVVLPSLPPVSLVENTSEPTVSWSVNSEMLLKSPQRTIADLSSSTKVTSFTLAEENLQHLPTSLSCHTSATPPYPMSPTPFPVPISEPDFEGHKDSVDETPSQSKPIIASVEPESNLMTSTSRLESFFTDCKPLPERSELIPDTPCLTTENRQDTLSNLESGYMAESSMAPPPSHDPVVPWADPFSSTVDDLDLGPFSLPELPFQDKEIQDPDIADPELPDFKTPLAQTASLTAEVKDDSDVMEADFPVHKDETPSSLAVVPLIESASHVFTISEDHKSEQEQESETQKVPEINAIGIGVPEETPTLKENDETDGNLQFSISQSEQADADNNHENEIQDSVADESLPVGNAPRYDTEASMDQANNTQAPVSTGVQSNPVHSVPVRSGVTQPSMLQVSEAHETPPKPAVTTTPVEAPRPTKVEEIPQRITRNRAQMLANQNKQNNATTVSSAPLHNTITTTAPADKEKESITTTTSSAGVTTPAVVSKSKGRPAEEDDAQAQHPRKRKFPKSNQQQVQTQLVNTTMQQTREMIQQTLAVIVNAIKLDDIEPYHSDRSNPYFEYLQIRKKIEEKRKILCYITPQAPQCYAEYVTYTGSYLLDGKPLSKLHIPVIAPPPSLSEPLKELFRQQEAVRGKLRLQHSIEREKLIVSCEQEVLRVHCRAARTIANQAVPFSACTMLLDSEVYNMPSETQGDENKSVRDRFNARQFISWIQDVDDKYDRMKTCLLMRQQHEAAALNAVQRMEWQLKVQELDPAGHKSLCVNEVPSFYVPMVDVNDDFVLLPA